CAGACTCTTAGTTCTTAATTCATTTACGAACCATTAACTGACGCCTTTTTTCTCTAACGCTGAGAATTTTCTTGATTTTAAGACCAACCCTCCCTTATTATTGAAACAGCAGGGGGGGGTATAAATTGTCTCTAGAACTTAATCTCGCCATGATTCTTATTTTCTGTGCGCGCTGCACAGATGTTTCTATGGCTACAATGCGAATGCTTCTTTTAGTCAAAGGGCAGCGGTTCAAGGCGGCATGCATCGGTTTTTGTGAAATATCCCTTTACCTTATGAGCCTGAAATACGTGCTTGATGCAGGGATTCACAGCCCCTTGAACTTTATTGCCTACGCTCTTGGCTTCTCTACGGGAAACTATATTGGCTCCTATCTCGAAGAAAAACTCCTTAAGGGGCACATTGTTGTAGAAATTATCACCGAAGAGACCCAGGGAGGCAAAGATCTTGCGGAAAAACTGAGGTCTAAAGGGTTTGGAACCACTGTTTTAGAGGGAGAGGGACGAGATGGCCCCCGACTTATTCTCAAAGTGATCTGTGACCGAAAAGATCGCTTTGCGGTGGCAGAGATTGGGAAACAAGCTGGAGGTTTTGTCTTCATGGCTGATGTTCGTAATGTCTGGGGCGGATATTTCAGCAAGAAAAAGTAAAACGCCCCTGCATTTCTATGCGCCATTCATAATCGCATAAACGATGTCACCTAAAGTGTAAAGATCCCGCTTGAGAATATATTCTTCTGAAGTATGGGCTTTTTTTGCTCCTATTCCGAGATTAACAGCTTCTATGCCTTTTTCGTTCAATATATTTGCGTCACTTCCTCCTCCTGAGGAAATCAAAACAGGAATGAGACCAATACGGCGAATAGCCGACGATGCCCACTGCACAGAGGGGGACATCTCCTTGAGAGTAAAACCTCTATAGGATTTCTGAATTCTTGTCTGGACTTTCGCTCCCAAAGAGGCGGCCCCTTTCTCCATAGCTTCTACCATGGTCTTCACTGTATCTTCCAGCTTTTTCTCACAAATGGAGCGGGCTTCTGCTTCTATAACAACGGCATCGCAAACAACGCTCGTTGCCACCCCTCCATGGATAATACCAATATTGGCTGTGGTTTCATGGTCTATCCGGCCTGTTTTCATCCGCTTTAATCCTTCTGCAGAAGCCATGATAGCGTTAATGCCTTCTTCAGGCTCATCTCCTGCATGGGCAGCCTTTCCAGTTATGTTCCAAAGGATTTTGGCATGGGATGGGGCCTGAACCACAATATGCCCCGGATCAGCTTCGTCATCCAGAATAAATGCCATTGAGGCCTGTA
This region of Aminobacterium colombiense DSM 12261 genomic DNA includes:
- a CDS encoding DUF2179 domain-containing protein; translation: MSLELNLAMILIFCARCTDVSMATMRMLLLVKGQRFKAACIGFCEISLYLMSLKYVLDAGIHSPLNFIAYALGFSTGNYIGSYLEEKLLKGHIVVEIITEETQGGKDLAEKLRSKGFGTTVLEGEGRDGPRLILKVICDRKDRFAVAEIGKQAGGFVFMADVRNVWGGYFSKKK
- a CDS encoding M20/M25/M40 family metallo-hydrolase — translated: MVNYARLLQTFLDLIRLKADSGHEEPVVQYILPRLLQMGLIVRRGAEGRAENIVAVLPPTPGRDRCIALSAHMDTVSLPTPVIPIIKDGVISSSGNTILGADDRAGIAAILEALETLIEKGLPHHCIEIIFTVRKEIGLEGSKQLGHNDIQASMAFILDDEADPGHIVVQAPSHAKILWNITGKAAHAGDEPEEGINAIMASAEGLKRMKTGRIDHETTANIGIIHGGVATSVVCDAVVIEAEARSICEKKLEDTVKTMVEAMEKGAASLGAKVQTRIQKSYRGFTLKEMSPSVQWASSAIRRIGLIPVLISSGGGSDANILNEKGIEAVNLGIGAKKAHTSEEYILKRDLYTLGDIVYAIMNGA